From one Lycium ferocissimum isolate CSIRO_LF1 chromosome 5, AGI_CSIRO_Lferr_CH_V1, whole genome shotgun sequence genomic stretch:
- the LOC132056441 gene encoding glutamate synthase 1 [NADH], chloroplastic isoform X1, which translates to MSIASSSVLQTKNNGLVIPSPVKSLVGHQLNAMPLGRVGLGMGRTLAARSSVIKRTTTGFENKFYGAKLRAERLHLWQSDGPGRAPKLRVVVRSALSQVPEKPLGLYDPSFDKDSCGVGFVAELSGESSRKTVTDAVEMLVRMSHRGACGCETNTGDGAGILVALPHDFYKEVASEAGFELPPAGQYAVGMFFLPTSDSRREQSKIVFTKVAESLGHTVLGWRPVPTDNSGLGKSALQTEPIIEQVFLTQTPRSRVDFERQMYILRRVSMVAIRAALNLQHGGVKDFYICSLSSRTVVYKGQLKPNQLKEYYYADLGNERFTSYMALVHSRFSTNTFPSWDRAQPMRVLGHNGEINTLRGNVNWMRAREGLLKCKELGLSKTEMKKLLPIVDASSSDSGAFDGVLELLLRAGRSLPEAVMMMIPEAWQNDKNMDPSRKALYEYFSALMEPWDGPALISFTDGRYLGATLDRNGLRPGRFYVTYSGRVIMASEVGVVDIPPEDVSRKGRLNPGMMLLVDFENHVVVDDDALKQQYSLARPYGQWLKKQKIELKDIVDSVNYSYRVPPPIAGVLPAASDDDNMENMGLHGLLAPLKAFGYTIEALEMLLLPMAKDGVEALGSMGNDAPLAVMSNREKLTFEYFKQMFAQVTNPPIDPIREKIVTSMQCMVGPEGDLTETTEEQCHRLSLKGPLLSIEEMEAVKKMNYRGWRSKVLDITFSRDRGTKGLEETLDRICSEAHNAIQEGYTAIVLSDRAFSPKRVAVSSLLAVGAVHHHLVKKLERTRVALIVESAEPREVHHFCTLVGFGADAICPYLAVEAIWRLQVDGKIPPKSTGEFHSKDELVKKYFKASNYGMQKVLAKMGISTLASYKGAQIFEAVGLSSEVMERCFSGTPSRVEGATFDALAKDALKLHELAFPSRALAPGSAEAVALPNPGDYHWRKGGEIHLNDPLAIAKLQEAARSNSVAAYKEYSKRVQELNRQCNLRGLLKFKEGAVKVPLEEVEPASEIVKRFVTGAMSYGSISLETHATLAVAMNKLGGKSNTGEGGEQPSRMEPLPDGSRNPKRSAIKQVASGRFGVSSYYLTNADELQIKMAQGAKPGEGGELPGHKVIGDIAVTRNSTAGVGLISPPPHHDIYSIEDLAQLIHDLKNANPGARVSVKLVSEAGVGVIASGVVKGHADHVLISGHDGGTGASRWTGIKSAGLPWELGLAETHQTLVANDLRGRTVLQTDGQLKTGRDVAVAALLGAEEFGFSTAPLITLGCIMMRKCHKNTCPVGIATQDPILREKFAGEPEHVINFFFMLAEEVREIMSQLGFRTLTEMVGRSDMLEMDKDLVKDNDKLKNIDLSLLLRPAADIRPEAAQYCIQKQDHGLDMALDNNLIALSKAALEKSLPVYIESPICNVNRAVGTMLSHEVTKRYHLAGLPADTIHVKLNGSAGQSLGAFLCPGITLELEGDSNDYVGKGLSGGKVIVYPPKGSKFDPKENIVIGNVALYGATSGEAYFSGMAAERFCVRNSGAKAVVEGVGDHGCEYMTGGTVVVLGKTGRNFAAGMSGGVAYVLDLDSKFHSRCNSELVDLDKVEEDDDIMTLKMMIQQHQRHTNSLLAKEVLADFDNLLPRFIKVFPRDYKRVLASMKKEEATEAAKERKERAIKEAEEQEEAELKEKDAFEELKKLAAASKDESSQVEEEKTLKRPTQVADAVKHRGFVAYEREGVSYRDPNVRMKDWKEVMEESKPSPLLTTQSARCMDCGTPFCHQENSGCPLGNKIPEFNELVYQNRWREALDRLLETNNFPEFTGRVCPAPCEGSCVLGIIENPVSIKSIECAIIDKAFDEGWMVPRPPSERTGKSVAIVGSGPSGLAAADQLNRLGHTVTVFERADRIGGLMMYGVPNMKTDKIDVVQRRVDLMEKEGVKFVVNANVGNDPEYSLDRLREDHDALVLAVGATKPRDLPVPGRELSGVHFAMEFLHANTKSLLDSNLQDGKYISAKGKKVVVIGGGDTGTDCIGTSIRHGCTSVVNLELLPQPPNTRAPGNPWPQWPRIFRVDYGHQEAAAKFGKDPRSYEVLTKRFIGDENGNVKGLEVIRVQWEKDASGRFQFKEVEGSEEIIGADLVLLAMGFLGPESTIADKLGLDKDNRSNFKADYGRFSTSVDGVFAAGDCRRGQSLVVWAISEGRQAAAQVDKFLMKDDEDVDVASQQELVKKQQTVVT; encoded by the exons ATGTCGATTGCTTCAAGTTCTGTACTTCAGACCAAAAACAATGGCTTGGTTATACCATCACCGGTTAAGAGTCTTGTGGGCCATCAATTGAATGCTATGCCTTTGGGCCGGGTCGGTCTTGGTATGGGCCGAACCCTGGCCGCTAGAAGCTCGGTGATTAAGAGGACGACTACCGGTTTCGAGAACAAGTTTTACGGAGCCAAACTTCGGGCTGAAAGGTTGCACCTTTGGCAATCAGACGGGCCGGGCCGGGCTCCTAAGCTAAGGGTCGTGGTGCGTTCTGCATTGTCTCAGGTTCCGGAAAAGCCTCTCGGGCTTTACGATCCGTCGTTCGATAAGGACTCTTGTGGGGTCGGTTTTGTTGCTGAACTTTCCGGTGAAAGTAGCCGTAAaacg GTTACTGATGCTGTTGAGATGTTAGTGAGGATGTCTCATAGAGGCGCGTGTGGATGTGAGACTAATACTGGAGATGGTGCTGGTATTCTTGTGGCTTTGCCTCATGACTTCTACAAGGAG GTAGCTAGTGAGGCGGGATTTGAGCTACCACCAGCTGGGCAATATGCAGTTGGTATGTTCTTCCTGCCTACCTCTGACAGCAGAAGGGAGCAAAGCAAAATTGTATTTACTAAG GTGGCTGAGTCGCTTGGACATACAGTTCTTGGATGGCGTCCAGTCCCTACAGATAATTCAGGACTGGGTAAGTCTGCTTTGCAGACGGAGCCCATCATTGAGCAAGTATTTCTGACACAGACTCCTCGGTCAAGGGTGGATTTTGAGCGTCAG ATGTATATTTTGAGGAGGGTCTCAATGGTAGCTATCCGAGCTGCTTTAAACCTCCAACATGGTGGCGTGAAAGATTTCTATATATGCTCTCTTTCGTCAAG GACTGTTGTTTACAAAGGTCAGTTGAAGCCGAATCAGTTGAAGGAATACTACTATGCAGATTTGGGCAATGAAAGGTTTACGAGCTACATGGCCCTG GTGCATTCTAGGTTCTCTACAAATACCTTCCCTAGTTGGGATCGTGCTCAGCCAATGCGTGTCTTGGGCCATAATGGTGAAATTAACACACTTCGAGGCAATGTGAACTG GATGAGGGCTCGTGAGGGTCTTCTTAAATGCAAAGAGCTTGGCCTTTCAAAGACGGAAATGAAAAAACTCTTGCCCATTGTTGATGCCAGTTCATCTGACTCAG GAGCTTTTGACGGTGTACTTGAGCTACTGCTTAGAGCTGGTAGAAGCCTCCCAGAAGctgtaatgatgatgattcctgAAGCCTGGCAAAATGACAAGAACATGGATCCATCCCGGAAGGCATTGTATGAATATTTTTCAGCCCTCATGGAACCATGGGATGGACCTGCTCTTATATCAT TTACTGATGGGCGCTATCTTGGAGCTACGTTAGATCGGAATGGACTGCGTCCAGGTCGCTTTTATGTCACATATAGTGGCAGGGTTATTATGGCAAGTGAAGTTGGAGTAGTTGATATTCCACCTGAAGATGTATCCAGAAAAGGTAGACTAAACCCTGGAATGATGCTTCTGGTGGACTTTGAGAACCATGTTGTTGTAGATGATGATGCTTTGAAGCAGCAGTACTCTCTTGCAAGACCTTATGGACAGTGGCTTAAAAAGCAAAAGATAGAGCTGAAAGACATTGTTGACTCTGTAAATTATTCCTACAGGGTCCCTCCACCCATTGCTGGAGTTTTGCCT GCGGCAAGTGATGATGACAATATGGAAAATATGGGTCTTCACGGTTTATTGGCTCCATTAAAGGCCTTCGG TTACACTATAGAGGCCTTAGAAATGCTGCTACTCCCAATGGCAAAAGATGGCGTTGAAGCTCTTGGTTCAATGGGGAATGATGCTCCATTGGCAGTGATGTCTAATAGAGAGAAGCTTACATTTGAGTATTTCAAGCAGATGTTTGCTCAAGTCACAAACCCTCCTATTGATCCTATCAGGGAAAAAATTGTTACCTCTATGCAATGTATGGTTGGTCCTGAAGGAGATCTGACAGAGACCACTGAAGAACAATGTCACCGCCTCTCACTCAAGGGGCCTCTTTTGTCCATAGAAGAAATGGAAGCTGTGAAGAAGATGAACTACAGAGGGTGGCGCAGTAAGGTTCTTGATATTACCTTCTCCAGAGACCGTGGTACAAAAGGTCTAGAGGAGACCTTAGACAGGATCTGCTCTGAAGCGCACAATGCAATTCAGGAGGGTTATACAGCAATTGTACTTTCTGACAGAG CATTCTCGCCGAAGCGTGTTGCTGTGAGCTCGTTATTGGCTGTTGGTGCTGTCCATCATCATTTAGTTAAAAAGCTTGAGCGAACTCGTGTTGCATTGATTGTTGAATCTGCTGAGCCACGAGAAGTACACCATTTCTGTACATTGGTAGGATTTGGTGCTGATGCTATATGCCCTTATTTGGCCGTAGAAGCTATATGGAGACTACAGGTTGATGGAAAAATCCCACCCAAGTCAACTGGTGAGTTCCATTCCAAGGATGAGCTTGTCAAGAAATACTTCAAAGCAAGTAATTATGGCATGCAGAAGGTTCTTGCAAAAATGGGCATATCAACATTGGCATCGTACAAGGGGGCTCAGATTTTTGAGGCAGTTGGCCTTTCATCAGAAGTGATGGAGCGGTGTTTCAGTGGAACTCCTAGCAGAGTGGAGGGTGCAACTTTTGACGCACTTGCCAAAGATGCACTCAAGCTGCATGAACTTGCATTTCCATCACGAGCCTTGGCTCCAGGGAGTGCAGAAGCTGTGGCACTCCCTAATCCTGGTGATTATCATTGGAGAAAAGGTGGTGAGATTCACCTTAATGATCCACTTGCCATTGCAAAATTGCAGGAGGCTGCACGATCTAATAGCGTAGCTGCCTACAAAGAATATTCTAAGCGTGTACAGGAACTAAATAGACAATGTAATTTGAGgggacttttgaaattcaaagaGGGAGCGGTGAAAGTTCCTCTAGAAGAAGTTGAACCAGCAAGTGAGATCGTAAAACGTTTTGTCACTGGAGCCATGAGCTATGGATCAATCTCCTTGGAGACGCACGCTACTCTTGCTGTGGCAATGAACAAACTTGGGGGCAAATCTAACACAG GCGAGGGTGGTGAGCAGCCTTCTCGGATGGAGCCTCTTCCTGATGGTTCAAGGAACCCAAAAAGAAGTGCAATTAAGCAGGTTGCAAGTGGTAGATTTGGAGTCTCAAGTTATTACCTCACAAATGCTGACGAGCTACAAATAAAAATGGCTCAG GGAGCCAAGCCTGGAGAAGGGGGTGAACTTCCTGGACACAAGGTCATTGGTGACATAGCTGTCACTAGGAACTCCACAGCTGGAGTTGGACTAATTAGTCCTCCTCCTCATCATGATATCTACTCGATTGAGGATCTTGCGCAGTTGATTCATGATCTTAAG AATGCAAATCCAGGGGCACGTGTTAGTGTCAAGTTGGTTTCTGAAGCTGGTGTTGGGGTTATTGCCAGCGGTGTTGTCAAGGGACATGCTGATCATGTCTTGATCTCTGGTCATGATGGAGGGACTGGTGCCTCAAGATGGACCGGCATCAAGAGTGCCGGGCTTCCGTGGGAACTTGGTCTTGCAGAGACACATCAAACGTTAGTGGCTAATGACCTTCGTGGCCGAACAGTGCTGCAAACGGATGGCCAATTGAAAACTGGAAGAGATGTAGCTGTTGCTGCTCTTCTTGGTGCAGAGGAGTTTGGTTTCAGCACTGCTCCCCTCATAACACTTGGCTGCATAATGATGCGAAAATGCCACAAAAACACTTGCCCTGTGGGGATTGCCACTCAAGATCCAATTCTTCGAGAGAAGTTTGCTGGAGAACCAGAACATGTCATAAATTTCTTCTTCATGCTGGCAGAGGAAGTGAGAGAAATCATGTCTCAACTTGGTTTTAGAACACTTACTGAAATGGTTGGCCGTTCAGACATGCTTGAAATGGATAAAGATTTAGTCAAGGACAATGACAAACTGAAGAATATTGATCTATCCCTACTGCTTCGACCTGCTGCTGATATCCGGCCTGAAGCTGCCCAATATTGTATACAGAAACAGGATCATGGTTTGGACATGGCTTTAGATAACAACTTAATTGCCCTTTCCAAAGCTGCTTTGGAGAAAAGTCTTCCTGTATATATTGAAAGTCCAATCTGTAATGTAAATCGTGCTGTTGGAACTATGCTAAGTCATGAAGTGACCAAGCGTTATCACCTCGCAGGACTTCCTGCAGACACCATTCACGTCAAGCTTAATGGAAGTGCAGGACAGAGTCTGGGGGCTTTTCTTTGCCCTGGCATCACGTTAGAGCTTGAAGGAGACAGCAATGATTATGTTGGTAAAGGTTTATCGGGGGGCAAAGTCATTGTTTATCCTCCAAAAGGAAGCAAGTTTGACCCCAAGGAAAATATTGTGATTGGAAATGTAGCTCTTTATGGAGCAACAAGTGGGGAGGCATACTTTAGTGGGATGGCGGCAGAGAGATTTTGTGTTCGTAACTCGGGGGCCAAAGCTGTTGTAGAAGGTGTTGGTGATCATGGCTGTGAGTACATGACTGGTGGTACAGTTGTAGTACTTGGAAAAACTGGAAGAAACTTTGCTGCTGGTATGAGTGGTGGCGTTGCCTACGTTCTTGACTTGGATTCCAAGTTCCACTCTCGTTGCAATTCAGAGCTGGTTGATCTCgataaagttgaagaagatgatgatatcATGACTTTGAAGATGATGATACAACAACACCAGCGTCACACAAACAGCCTACTGGCGAAAGAAGTTCTTGCTGACTTTGATAATCTTTTGCCTAGATTTATCAAGGTCTTCCCCAGAGATTATAAACGTGTTCTTGCAAGCATGAAAAAGGAGGAAGCTACCGAAGCAGCAAAAGAACGTAAAGAACGTGCCATCAAGGAAGCGGAGGAGCAAGAAGAGgcagagttgaaggagaaaGATGCCTTTGAAGAGCTGAAGAAGTTAGCAGCTGCATCTAAGGATGAATCCAGTCAG GTTGAAGAGGAGAAAACATTGAAGAGGCCCACCCAAGTTGCTGATGCAGTCAAGCATAGAGGTTTTGTCGCTTATGAGCGAGAGGGTGTGTCATACAGGGATCCAAATGTTCGGATGAAGGACTGGAAAGAGGTTATGGAAGAGTCAAAACCCAGTCCACTCCTTACGACACAGTCTGCTCGTTGCATGGACTGTGGAACCCCTTTTTGTCATCAG GAGAACTCCGGATGTCCTCTTGGAAACAAAATACCAGAATTCAATGAGTTAGTGTATCAGAATAGATGGCGTGAAGCACTGGATAGGCTTCTTGAGACAAACAACTTCCCTGAGTTCACTGGTCGGGTGTGCCCCGCACCTTGTGAAGGGTCTTGTGTGCTTGGTATCATTGAGAATCCAGTTTCTATTAAAAGCATTGAATGTGCCATTATTGACAAAGCTTTTGATGAAGGGTGGATGGTGCCACGACCTCCTTCTGAGAGAACCGG GAAAAGTGTCGCCATTGTTGGAAGTGGACCCTCAGGCCTGGCTGCTGCTGATCAGTTAAATAGATTGGGTCATACTGTCACCGTGTTTGAACGTGCTGATAGGATTGGTGGTCTGATGATGTATGGAGTGCCCAATATGAAAACTGACAAAATTGATGTCGTTCAGAGGCGGGTTGACCTTATGGAAAAGGAAGGGGTGAAATTTGTGGTCAATGCAAATGTCGGAAATGATCCTGAGTACTCCTTGGATCGCCTTCGGGAAGATCATGATGCACTTGTTTTGGCTGTTGGAGCCACAAAGCCAAG GGACCTTCCCGTTCCTGGACGAGAGCTCTCAGGAGTCCATTTCGCCATGGAGTTCCTTCATGCAAACACAAAAAGCTTGCTTGATAGCAATCTGCAGGATGGAAAATACATTTCAGCCAAGGGCAAGAAGGTGGTTGTTATTGGTGGAGGTGACACTGGAACAGATTGCATAGGAACATCTATTCGCCATGGCTGCACCAGTGTAGTTAATTTAGAGCTTCTCCCTCAGCCACCAAACACTAGGGCTCCTGGAAATCCTTGGCCACAG TGGCCTCGTATCTTCCGTGTAGATTATGGGCATCAGGAAGCTGCTGCAAAGTTTGGTAAGGATCCAAGATCCTACGAGGTTTTGACCAAGCGCTTCATTGGAGATGAGAACGGAAATGTGAAAGGATTGGAGGTGATACGTGTACAATGGGAGAAAGATGCCAGTGGAAGATTCCAATTCAAGGAAGTAGAAGGCTCTGAAGAAATTATCGGGGCTGATCTGGTTCTGCTAGCCATGGGGTTCCTGGGTCCTGAATCG ACAATAGCAGACAAACTGGGACTAGACAAGGACAACAGGTCTAACTTCAAGGCTGATTATGGACGCTTCTCGACAAGTGTGGATGGAGTGTTTGCAGCAGGAGACTGTCGCAGGGGACAGTCTTTGGTGGTGTGGGCCATCTCCGAAGGGCGGCAAGCAGCTGCTCAAGTTGACAAGTTTCTCATGAAGGATGACGAGGACGTTGATGTGGCTAGCCAACAAGAATTGGTCAAGAAGCAGCAAACAGTCGTGACATAA